The DNA segment CAACGCCCGTACCTGAGCCCGGAACGATGCTGCTGCTCGGCTCCGGCCTTGTCGGTCTTGCCGGATGGGGGAGGAACAGGTTCCGCAAGTAATCGATCGACACGTACCCTTAAAAAAATAGGGCGCCCGGTTACCCCGGACGCCCTATTCCCTTTTTATCGAGGATGATGCCGTCGCGCACACTCCTGCATGCGCAGGAACATCGGCCCCGTTATTTCATGGATGCCAACGTTTTCTTCGCTTCCTCCGCCCCGTTGAATTTTTCGTCGATCGCAAGGGCTTTCTTCAATTCGGCCGCCGCCTCCTTCGTCTTTCCTTTCTTCGACAGCAACATTCCGTAGTGATATCGTACGACGGCATTCTTCTCGAGTTTCTTCGATGCTTCGAAGACCAGGGGAAAGGCCGTATCGATCAGTCCCTTTCGATAATAGATCCACCCGAGCGTATCGCTCACGTTCGGGTCCTCCGGCGCGGCTTCCCTTGCGATCTGGGCGAATTTCAGGGCCTCGTCGAGGTTTCCACCATGGTCCGCCAGGTTCGATGCGAGGTTGTTTGCGGCAAGCGCGTTGTTCGGAGCGAGCTCCAGGACACGCCTGTAGTGCTTGTTCGCATCCTCGGTTTTTCCCATGGTGTTCTGCACCATGCCCAGAAGCATGTGGGCGCCCGTGTTCTTGTCGTTTTTCTCCAGGACCTTCCTTAATTTCGCCTCCGCTTCGGGAAGCTTCTTCTGGTAGGCGTACATTACCCCGAGCTCGTAATACGGCTGAAGATATTCCGGTGCCACCTCGATGGCCTTCAGATAAGCCTTCTCTGCTTCCGCGGCATTGTTCGTCCCGAGATGCAATCGTCCCGACATCTCCCACAGGATGGGATTTTTCGGCTCCTTCGCGAGGTATTCGGAAACGATCTTCCTCGCCTTGTCGGCTTGCTTTGCGGACGCCAGTGCGAAGACATATTCGCTCACCGCACCAAGGTCCTGCGGGTTCCTTTCGACCGCCTGCGCGAATAGCGAAGCCGCCTCCGATGCCTTGTTCTGGGATTTTTTCGAAATCCCCATCTTCAGGTACCCGACCGGGCTTTTCGGCAACTGCGTCATCAAGGCCTTGTAAACCTGCTCCGCCTTCGCCCAGTTCTTGCGAAGGAGGTGCGAATCGCCGTAAATGATCGCGGCCTGCACGTTCGAAGGATCCCTGCGAAGGACCTCCACCGCTTCCTGTTCGGCGGACTGCGGCGCATTCGATTTCAGGTAAAGGTCCCCGAGCACCAAACGGGCTCGAATGTTCGAAGGATCGAGCCGGACCGCGGCCATCACTTCTTTTTTTCCGGTCTCCAGATACCCTTGGGCAATCTCCGTCAGCCCGTTGTACAACCTTGCCTTGACCATTCCCGCATCCTTCTTGACCACGAATCCGAACAGGGCCTTCGCTTCTTCGAATCGCTTTTCCGACAGTGCGATCCTTCCTTTAAGGTATTTACCGTCGAGATCCTTTTCGTCTTCCTTCAATATCGCGGCCACGATGGGTTTCGCGTCTTCGAATTTCCCCGTTTCCATCTTGATTTCCGCAAGGACCTTCCGTGCGCCCTGGGAATTGAATTCCTTGATCACCGCGTTCAGTTCCCTCTCCGATTCCTCCAGCCGCCCCTGGAAGAGATACCGCTCCGCCAGGACGATGCGCAGTTTTTCCTTCTCTTTGCCGAGCTCGATCGCCTTCCGGTATTCCTTCTCTCCTTCATCCCTTTCTCCGACCGAGAAGAAGTAATTCCCGCGGGCTACATGGACCTCGTGCGAGTTCGCGTCGGCCGAAAGCGCCTTGTCATACCATTCCTTGGCGCTCTTGCGGTCCCTCTTCAACAGGTAGAGATTGCCGATCGTGAGAATCGGGCCGACCTTCTTCGGATCCAGTTCCACCGCCTTCTTCAGAAACGATATGCCCTCTTCGATCCTGCCCTCCCGTACCTCCAGCCCTGCCTTGATGATGTATCCGCCGGGTTCCTTGGGGCGGCTCTTCACGAGGTTATCCGCGATGTGCGCAGCCTCCGTCTTTTCTCCTGCGGCGACGTAAATCTCCCCCAGTTTCTCCTTGGCCTCGTAATTTTCGGGATCCATTTCCACGACCTTCTGATATTCCTGGAAGGCGGTTCGGATATCCCTACCCTCTATGGCGGCCTTGGCCAGCTTGATGCGGAGCTTCACGTTTTTCGGGTCCGCCTTGACCGCGTTTTTGTACTCTATGACGGCTTCCCTGTATTTTTCTTCCTGCAGGAATTCGTCCCCGCGCCGCGTATGCTTCGCGGCAAGTTCCTCGGGGGTGCTGGAGCATCCGAACAGAATCGCTGCCAGTAACGATACGACGATAGCTTTGCCCATACGCACGATCATCCTACCCTCCATGAACCATTTTTCATCACCGTTACGTTGCAAATACCATTACGCCTGCCAAATGAAAGCATCTGTGCGTGCCAAGAATATCATCGAACGAAATGGGAAAAAACAGGAATCCTTCCTTCGGCCTTACTCCACAGATATGAAAACGATTGGATAAATTGGCTAATACTTTTCACACCGCATCCGATTAGGAACCCAATATATTTATATTCATCGGATATTCCGAGGATTTATTAATGAATAATCTCCCGGGAGATAGGCCTGATAATTGCAAACTTACACGCCAGCATCGTCGAGGTGACTGTGAATACGACCGATTACAAGAATTTTCCCCGATGTTTATTCGACCATCCCCTCGAAATTACGCCGGGCGAAATCGCTTCCCTGTCGGGCCCTATTAATATCCTTCTCAAGAGCAGTTATCTCCTGGGAACGTCCCGCGACCTGGAGGGCACCTTCCAATCCCTGTTCGATATCGCTGAAGAGATATCCGACGTCGACAGCTGCACCTATCTTTCATGGTCGTCCTACACCAATACATTCGAAGCGGTCGCAACGAGGGGCGTACCGTCTTTCCTTGGGGACGATCACACGTTCCTGACCCCCGCGGATCTGACCCGCCATTCCGAAAAGGTCATCCATATAGATTCGAAGATCCATCAACATTTCCTGCCTGTCTGCAAATCGTGGAATTGTTCGTCGCTCGTCGCGTTTCCTCTACACAGGGAACGGGAATTCGTCGGCTCGCTGATCTTCGGAAACAAAAAAAACCATTCCCTGTCGCCTGTCCAGATAAAACTGCTCTGGATTCTCGCGATCCAGGCGGAGAACCTTCTTCTCCAGTGCGAGGCGGTAAAGACGCTTTCATTCTACTCGTTTCTCGATCCGCTGACCCATCTTTACAACCGGCGGTATTTCGACAACCAGATCGAGAAGGAAATCCTGCGTTCGCGAAGGAACGGAAAGCCGATCGCCCTTCTCATGCTCGATCTCGACGGCTTCAAATCCTACAATGATCGGTTCCATCATGCGGCGGGAGACGTCGCCCTTCAGGAGATCGCGTCCATATTGCACGATTCGGTCAGGGAAGTGGACACCGTCGCCCGCTTCGGTGGGGACGAATTCGCCATCATCCTGTTCGAAAGCAGCGCAGACGGAGGGCGTGACCTCGCTCACAGGATCATAGAAAGGATCGGTAAACACCTTCTTCCCGGAATGGACAACATACGTTCGGAGCGTCTCACGGCATGCGCGGGGGTGGCCACGTTCCCGTCGGACTCGTTCGACAAGGAGGACCTTCTTCGAAAGGCCGACCGCGCGCTCTACGTGGCGAAGAGCCAGGGCGGAAGCAAGGTTTGCGTATTCCACGAAATAGCCGACCTTCTTTCGGCAAAACCGTCGCCGAACGATATCCCTCTCCAGAAGATATTCGACGCCGCGCGATCCGTCGTCGACATGGACAAATTCCTGGAGATCCTTCTCTTCACGGCCATGCAGGGCCTGTCCGCCGGGCGGGGATCCATCGTCGTCACCGACACGAAGGGGGACTTCACCCTGAGGGCGGCTATCGGATTCAACAACGGCGAAAACCAGGTCACGCCCGGGGCGGCGATAGTTCCCGGACCCGTCACATCGTGGGTCTTGACGCACAAGGTTCCTCTCGTCGTTACCGGGCAGGCTGACATGCCGATGTCAAAAAGGTTACAGAAGAACGGTTACCGGACGGAATCGTTCCTGTCCATTCCGCTGGTTCATGAAGGACGCCTTCTCGGGGCGCTCCACCTGACGAACAGGATGGACAAGCAGGCGTTCACGAAGGACGATCTTGCCGCCTTCGAACCGATATCGAACGAGATCGCCCGCGTCCTCTACCAGGGAATCGAGTTCCGGGAAAACGTCAAGTCGTTCTCGACGTCGATCCTCCAATCCCTGTCCAGCGCGCTCGAGATACGCTATCCGTTCCTCCTCGGGCACAGCGGGCGCGTCCGCGATCTTTGCATGCGCGTCGGCAGGAGGCTCCAGCTCGGTCAGGACGATCTGTCCGCCCTTGAAACCGCCGCTTCCCTCCACGACATCGGCATCGTCGGAATTCCCGGGATAATCCTTTCGAAGAGAAAGAGATTGAACGACCGGGAGCTCCAGATCATCAGGAAACATCCTTTTCTCGGAGCGAAACTTCTGGAAGGAATTCCGGGGCTGGAGGAAATCCGCAGGGTCATCCTGGAGCACCACGAGTTTTTCGACGGGTCCGGCTATCCCTACGGATTGCGGGGGGAGGAAATCTCTCCCGCTTCAAGGATCCTGTCCGTGGCCGAATTCTACGATTCGATCACATCGGAGCGCCCGCACAGGGGCGGACTCCGCAGCCAGGAGGCGATTCAACTCCTCAAAACCAACATGGA comes from the Deltaproteobacteria bacterium genome and includes:
- a CDS encoding diguanylate cyclase, which gives rise to MNTTDYKNFPRCLFDHPLEITPGEIASLSGPINILLKSSYLLGTSRDLEGTFQSLFDIAEEISDVDSCTYLSWSSYTNTFEAVATRGVPSFLGDDHTFLTPADLTRHSEKVIHIDSKIHQHFLPVCKSWNCSSLVAFPLHREREFVGSLIFGNKKNHSLSPVQIKLLWILAIQAENLLLQCEAVKTLSFYSFLDPLTHLYNRRYFDNQIEKEILRSRRNGKPIALLMLDLDGFKSYNDRFHHAAGDVALQEIASILHDSVREVDTVARFGGDEFAIILFESSADGGRDLAHRIIERIGKHLLPGMDNIRSERLTACAGVATFPSDSFDKEDLLRKADRALYVAKSQGGSKVCVFHEIADLLSAKPSPNDIPLQKIFDAARSVVDMDKFLEILLFTAMQGLSAGRGSIVVTDTKGDFTLRAAIGFNNGENQVTPGAAIVPGPVTSWVLTHKVPLVVTGQADMPMSKRLQKNGYRTESFLSIPLVHEGRLLGALHLTNRMDKQAFTKDDLAAFEPISNEIARVLYQGIEFRENVKSFSTSILQSLSSALEIRYPFLLGHSGRVRDLCMRVGRRLQLGQDDLSALETAASLHDIGIVGIPGIILSKRKRLNDRELQIIRKHPFLGAKLLEGIPGLEEIRRVILEHHEFFDGSGYPYGLRGEEISPASRILSVAEFYDSITSERPHRGGLRSQEAIQLLKTNMETLFDPSICCAFIEEIQSGGNGEPLATTH
- a CDS encoding tetratricopeptide repeat protein gives rise to the protein MIVRMGKAIVVSLLAAILFGCSSTPEELAAKHTRRGDEFLQEEKYREAVIEYKNAVKADPKNVKLRIKLAKAAIEGRDIRTAFQEYQKVVEMDPENYEAKEKLGEIYVAAGEKTEAAHIADNLVKSRPKEPGGYIIKAGLEVREGRIEEGISFLKKAVELDPKKVGPILTIGNLYLLKRDRKSAKEWYDKALSADANSHEVHVARGNYFFSVGERDEGEKEYRKAIELGKEKEKLRIVLAERYLFQGRLEESERELNAVIKEFNSQGARKVLAEIKMETGKFEDAKPIVAAILKEDEKDLDGKYLKGRIALSEKRFEEAKALFGFVVKKDAGMVKARLYNGLTEIAQGYLETGKKEVMAAVRLDPSNIRARLVLGDLYLKSNAPQSAEQEAVEVLRRDPSNVQAAIIYGDSHLLRKNWAKAEQVYKALMTQLPKSPVGYLKMGISKKSQNKASEAASLFAQAVERNPQDLGAVSEYVFALASAKQADKARKIVSEYLAKEPKNPILWEMSGRLHLGTNNAAEAEKAYLKAIEVAPEYLQPYYELGVMYAYQKKLPEAEAKLRKVLEKNDKNTGAHMLLGMVQNTMGKTEDANKHYRRVLELAPNNALAANNLASNLADHGGNLDEALKFAQIAREAAPEDPNVSDTLGWIYYRKGLIDTAFPLVFEASKKLEKNAVVRYHYGMLLSKKGKTKEAAAELKKALAIDEKFNGAEEAKKTLASMK